A genomic segment from Spinacia oleracea cultivar Varoflay chromosome 3, BTI_SOV_V1, whole genome shotgun sequence encodes:
- the LOC110783227 gene encoding U3 small nucleolar RNA-associated protein 21 homolog has translation MGIFEPFRAIGYITSSVPFSVQRLGTETFVTVSVGKAWQIYNCAKLNLVLVGPQLPKKIRALASYRDYTFAAYGNKIAVFKRACQVATWSSHSAKVNLLYLFGDHIVSVDVDRHLFIWAFKGIEQNLEPISHIVMGDNFSPTCIAHPDTYLNKVIFGSQEGTLQIWNVNTKKKIYDFRGWKSPISCCVSSPALDVVAIGCTDGKIYVHNICYDEEIVTFTHSMRGAVTALSFSTDGQPLLASGGTSGVISIWNLEKRRLQSVIKEAHDAAIISLHFFANEPVLMSASADNSIKMWIFDTSDGSPRLLRFRNGHSAPPLCIRFYANGRHILSAGQDRAFRLFSVVQDQQSRELSQRHVSRRAKKLRIKEEEIKLKPVVAFDCAEIRERDWCNVVTCHMDTTEAYVWRLQNFVLGEHILNPSEENRTPVKACTISACGNFAVLGTSGGWIERFNLQSGMSRGSYLDKSERRSCGHDGEVVGVACDSTNTLMISAGYHGDIKVWNFRGRELNSRWEVGCSVVKIVYHRPNGLLATVSDDLVIRIYDVVALRMVRKFEGHNDRVTDLCFSEDGKWLLSSSMDGTLRIWDVILARQIDAVQVDVAITALSLSPNMDVLATTHVDQNGVYLWVNQAMFTGSSSIDSYASGKEILHVNLPSISAAEGNKMTNVEKIKTDCSHVRETAITKFDQKMPDLITLSLLPKTQWQSLINLDIIKVRNKPIEPPKKPEKAPFFLPSIPSLSGDIMFKPSEVANEDLKEGDVEQNVDYMIGLPSSPFVQVLQSAVESKNFSAFTDYIKGLSPSSLDMELRMLQIIDDDELSETNKRPELLSLDMLLDYFIHEISCRNNFEFVQAVVRLFLKIHGETMRCQSQLQQKAGNLLETQCAVWQRVDELFQSARCMIAFLSNSQF, from the exons ATGGGGATTTTCGAGCCCTTCAGAGCAATTGGCTACATTACTAGCTCAGTCCCTTTCTCTGTTCAAAGATTAGGTACTGAAACTTTCGTCACTGTTAGCGTCGGAAAAGCTTGGCAAATCTACAAC TGTGCGAAGCTTAATTTGGTGCTCGTCG GTCCCCAACTTCCGAAGAAAATTCGGGCTCTTGCTTCCTACCGTGATTATACCTTTGCAGCTTATGGGAACAAAATCGCAGTGTTCAAGCGCGCTTGTCAG GTTGCAACTTGGAGCTCTCATAGTGCGAAGGTCAATTTATTGTATCTATTTGGTGATCACATCGTGAGTGTTGATGTTGATCGTCATTTGTTTATATGGGCATTTAAAGGAATTGAGCAGAATTTAGAGCCAATTAGCCATATTGTTATGGGAGACAATTTTTCTCCTACATGCATTGCACATCCAGATACTTACTTGAACAAG GTTATTTTTGGTAGCCAAGAAGGCACCTTGCAGATTTGGAATGTTAATACAAAGaaaaaaatttatgattttaggGGATGGAAATCGCCAATTTCTTGTTGTGTCTCATCTCCAGCACTAGATGTGGTAGCCATTGGTTGCACTGATGGGAAGATCTATGTCCATAATATATGCTATGATGAAGAGATCGTCACATTTACGCATTCTATGCGAGGTGCTGTGACTGCACTATCTTTTAGCACAG ATGGACAACCTTTGTTAGCATCTGGAGGAACATCTGGTGTTATTAGCATATGGAATCTTGAGAAAAGAAGGCTCCAGTCAGTCATAAAAGAGGCTCATGATGCTGCAATTATTTCACTCCACTTCTTTGCAAACGAGCCTGTGCTGATGAGTGCTTCAGCAGACAACTCTATAAAA ATGTGGATATTCGACACCAGTGATGGAAGTCCTCGTCTATTGCGGTTCCGAAATGGTCATAGTGCACCTCCACTTTGTATAAG GTTTTATGCAAACGGGAGACACATTTTATCTGCTGGCCAGGACCGCGCGTTCAGGCTTTTTTCTGTTGTCCAG GATCAACAAAGCAGGGAGCTTTCACAGCGTCATGTGTCAAGAAGAGCCAAGAAACTCAGGATAAAG GAGGAAGAAATAAAGCTGAAGCCTGTTGTTGCATTTGATTGCG CTGAAATAAGGGAGCGTGATTGGTGCAATGTGGTTACTTGTCACATGGACACTACTGAGGCATATGTGTGGAGACTGCAGAACTTTGTGCTCGGAGAGCACATACTGAATCCTTCAGAAGAGAATCGGACTCCCGTTAAG GCTTGCACCATCAGTGCATGTGGAAACTTTGCTGTTTTGGGGACATCAGGTGGTTGGATTGAGCGGTTTAATCTCCAATCCGGGATGAGCCGAGGTAGTTACTTGGATAAGTCCGAAAGGAGGAGCTGTGGCCACGATGGAGAAGTTGTTGGAGTGGCATGTGATTCAACGAATACCCTGATGATAAGTGCAGGATATCATGGTGATATAAAG GTATGGAATTTCAGGGGACGTGAGCTAAACTCCAGATGGGAAGTGGGCTGTTCTGTGGTTAAGATAGTGTACCATAGGCCAAATG GGTTGTTAGCTACTGTTTCTGATGATTTAGTCATCCGTATATATGATGTTGTGGCACTTAGGATGGTCCGGAAATTTGAAGGCCATAATGACCGTGTTACTGATTTGTGCTTTAGTGAGGATGGGAAATGGCTTTTGTCGTCTAGCATGGATGGGACCCTTCGAATTTGGGATGTTATTTTAGCCAGACAAATAGACGCCGTCCAGGTTGATGTGGCTATCACTGCACTGTCTTTGTCACCCAATATGGACGTTCTAGCAACTACTCATGTCGATCAAAATGGAGTCTACCTATG GGTTAATCAAGCGATGTTCACAGGTTCATCTAGTATTGATTCTTATGCAAGCGGGAAGGAGATTCTGCATGTCAATTTGCCATCTATTAGTGCTGCAGAGGGCAATAAAATGACCAATGTtgagaaaatcaaaactgaCTGTTCACATGTTAGAGAGACTGCCATAACAAAATTTGACCAGAAAATGCCTGATTTGATTACTCTTTCACTCTTGCCCAAGACCCAGTGGCAAAGCCTGATCAATCTGGACATAATTAAG GTTCGAAATAAACCCATTGAGCCTCCTAAGAAGCCTGAAAAAGCACCGTTCTTTTTACCTTCAATTCCGTCTCTTTCAGGAGACATAATGTTTAAGCCAAGTGAGGTGGCCAATGAAGATTTAAAAGAGGGAGATGTTGAACAAAATGTTGATTACATGATTGGTTTACCTTCATCTCCATTTGTGCAAGTTCTCCAATCTGCAGTAGAATCCAAAAATT TTTCAGCATTCACTGATTATATTAAAGGTTTGTCACCGTCTTCTTTGGATATGGAGCTTCGGATGCTTCAAATTATAGATGATGATGAGTTATCAGAGACCAATAAAAGACCTGAGTTGCTCTCACTTGACATGCTTTTGGATTACTTCATTCATGAAATTTCTTGCAGAAACAATTTTGAGTTTGTGCAGGCTGTTGTGAGACTATtcctaaag ATTCATGGGGAAACAATGAGATGTCAATCGCAACTGCAACAGAAGGCAGGAAATCTGTTAGAAACGCAATGTGCAGTGTGGCAACGAGTGGATGAATTGTTTCAGAGTGCTCGATGTATGATTGCTTTCCTTAGCAATTCACAGTTTTGA